In Strix aluco isolate bStrAlu1 chromosome Z, bStrAlu1.hap1, whole genome shotgun sequence, the sequence ATCCTGCAGCTGAGTCTCCAGCACAAGAGCCCAGTTCCTCAGTTTAGGTGCATGCATTTTGACAAGCAGAATTTTAGGGATGGAGAGAACTACTAAGATTGTCTGGCCTAAACCCCTGCACAGATTTCACCTGCTAATTTCTACACTGAGCCTTAACTTGCACTTAAGCTAAAGCataatttacagaaaaatgtcCAGTCTTAAACACTTCCATCTCCCTTACCCATTGGTAGTTTTCCCAGTAGTTAATAGCTCAGTACTTAAAATTTGGCCCTTTAGTTCAATCCTGATTTTGTCTAGTTTGAGCTTGCTGTTGTATCCGTCTGCTCATTCCTTCTGCTGGGTTGTGAACCTACTGCTATCAGAAATTCCTTCTCTACATAGATTACAGACTGACCAAATCTTTTCTTTGCTGACTGAATACCCTTAGCTTCTTGTGCCTTGCTGCATAGGGTATGGTTTCCAGGTACTGTTTCACTCCCATAGATTTGTTCTGATCCTTTCAAGTTTTGTCTGATTTTGAAGTGTAGAACTGGGCATGTTATTCCAGCCAGAGCCTCACCCTTTTGGCATTTCTAGATATTAAGACTCCTACATAATACTGACATGTCAGTATATTAATGGACAATACCTGCTCTCTGTCAGCCGTGGCATTACAGCTGGGTTCATGTTCAACTGGTTAGTCATGACAACCCAACAGTCCTTTTCTAGGGTTACTGGTTTCCAAGTCATCGTTTTTCAGTCTGTAAAACAGACTTACATTCTTTGCTCCTACATATATGACCCTGACTTTTCCAGTGTTgaaatgatatatttttaattagtttatttCACCCAGCAATCCAGATTGCTTTACAGAACTAATCTGTTCTTATTACTTACAATGTCAACAACATTTGTGCCAGCAGCAGGCTTTACTAGCAATTATCTTATACTTCCTCTCAGGTGattaataaatatattgaatAGCTTAGGCCCGGTGAACAGATTCCTGCAAGAACTCACCAGAAACTCCTACTTTATGACAATTACCCAATTACAACACACCAATTCCCAAGCTATTTAAAGTGTACTAAACTGATACTGTATGGTGCTAAACGTTAATCACAATGTAGTGTGATTTTGTGCCAGTTGCTTTACAGTGTCAGGCTATATCATGACAGTGTTTATCTCTTGTCAATAAAGATTGCTGTCCTATTAAAAGCAGACATTTTTGATCTCCCTTAGACTTTCTAAATACTGCTTCATCTTGATGCCACAGTCTACAGATACTATTTCCTTTTTTACTGACTCATGAGAAGCTTTCAGAACATCACATACAGCACCATAAGGGATATTAGCATGATCTGCCTATTCAGTGCCAGCTACTTTGCAGACCTCCACCTTTGTGTGCTACCAACATGTTCCTGTCTGCTAAGCACTGGCAAAGATTGTTTCTTCATTGGAGAATATTGTCCTGAGTGTTCAGTCTCTGGTAAGAATTGCAGTTTTCAGATGTGGCcaaaaaaggaggaattccctTTGCTGGTATTTAAACTTTGCACTGAAGCATGTGATCAGTCAAACCCACACAGATGTCAGTTGATGTCCATGAGTTTCACGGTTTTGCTTTGTATTGTACCATAGAAaagattcaattaaaaataaagttaataacTTAGGAAtcaaatagacattgaagatcagTTTCAAGACATTTAtataaaaagtctttaaaaatccTAAATCTTTCTAATGACTCCGGAGGAGATAAATAAGCAAATGTAcacttatatataaatatatataatatctaTCTCTTTTTTCCCAAAGAGATTTATCACCTGCAGCTTTATTCTGTGAGTTCTTTaaacttcagattttaatttaatctttcacTGTAGATTTTATTATATCCAGTTCTTGTCAAatcaataattaattttatttcattccaaTGAGAATCACTTACActgatacttttattttaaaatgaactatcaattaaaacagaaaatcttcCTCCAAGGTAGGACAAAAAGAGAGCAGCCAAAATAAGGTTAGTGACAGGTTCATAATCAAAATCCCTCTCTCAACTGAGAAATAAACACTTGTGAGGATTCTCAATGTGTTTTACAGTCTTAATGGCTGTCAGGTCTCCCTTGATTGACCCTGAATAAAATCTAACTGGGGGTGACAAAAAAATATGTCCATCAACTTTGCTCATGCATTACAACATAAAAATTGACTGGAGTCATTGACTACAGGTAGCAATGAGCAAAACTACACAAGATAAATACTCTGGTTTGTGGATACTCATTCACTCCACTTTTGTCTGCCACCTTGATTTTTGGATTGGGCATTCATGGATAAAAAGTAGGTGATCTGAAAAAATCGTGTGTGTCTTTTAAAAGACAGTATCATGTTATGTTACTCCCTTCACAGAAATTTATGTTACATGGTGTTAGACCATGGGCTAAGCTTAATGTAACACGATGCATTAAAAACTGCACATCATGATTGTAACGTGTGTCAGAACAATGAATTGTTATATCACATATCTCTTCATTTGTAGGTAGGGCACCCATGGAAATCATTCACAAAGGGATATATTCTCCTTTTCATGCACGCACATAaatcccttttcctctcactacTTCCAGCTCTTCACCTAATGGTTGGTCTGAGCtaggaaaaactgcttttaaaaaagccttGAGTTAGCTAAAAAGGCTTGATTTGTAGCTTAGCATTTATTATAGGCACAGTTTAACCCTCAAAACTGCACGAGAGGGCTGTTTTGTATCCTGTGCTCCCCAGTAGTGTAATATTTGAGGAATCACAGTGCTATGTTCTCTGGCCAGGGTAAACTGTACTGTCACTATAACTTTGTTGAAGATGAGTTAGTCTCCTGATTTTATACCACCACATCCCAGTGGGCTACTTCCTTTTCACAGAAGCATAGGTGAAATCAGAATCTGTCCTAGCGGTGTTTGGAGAAGGTACAAAGACAGAAACAGGAACAGACTTTGCCCCTGACTCTTTTCAGCTTCTGCCTGGTGTCTCCTCCCTCCTTTACCTAACTTCCTAACGTAATTGAGCCCCCGCTATAACAAAACACAGCTCCCACTTGATACTCCATATTGAGTAGGTATCTCGCAAACTCTGCAGCAGCAACCCATCTTATCCTTGTCCCATCCTATGGCCTGTACTACTTGCCTGTGTTTATGGTGTTGAGCAATGCTCTAAGCATTTTGGGGAGGATATTTGTGGAGGATAGTTTTGACCGGTGATGATCACCTCATAAAAAAGTGGATCAAGAGGTCTACACTACAAGGAATACTCTTACTATGTGGTATGCTCGTAACTAGGGAAATTAATTCTTCTGCACTTAGATGTTGCCCAGCTTGGTGTTGGCCAGCTGTACAGAGGTTAATTTTATCTactgaatatatgaaaaaaattaaggaaacaCTACTAACTTTTATTCAAAATCTAATCTTATTTATGTAGTGCCCTTTAGGGAGGCTGAATGAAATTTGCTTTTCCtacaaaacagataaaatttgAAGACTAAATAATTTCCACATTTTGTTTTAtcataaatgaaaatgaaattatattaaaactgcACAGACGGTTTTGATGGATAAACAAAATAGTGTAAAAGCTTATTGAGCATTTACGTATTAAAGTAATGTTCTCAGTCCTCAGCTGAAGCAAATGTACATTTGGCAACGCCATGGCCATGGGTTTTTCAAGCTGTCTAAATCAACTGGTAATGGACAAGATGATGGAAACTGCCACTGGGATTTAGCAGACTTTAGAGGTGACTGCACCTCCTTCTACACGGCATGCTCTGACCTCAGCAGTATAGGTGGAAGTGGCATAATACCCCTAATTTGAACTATATCAGCTGACAAACACATTGGTTCTATAGTCTAAATGAACTAGTGGTATAATGCAAAACAGCTCCACTGCAACAGCCCTGTTATTTCAGAAAGTCCCTTACTAAAGCCAAGGGAACAAATTTAAAAGGGAGGAAGGGATATGATGAGAATACAGGAATACTGAGACTTACTATTTGCACATCTTAGAAGTTGTGTGTTTCTTAAGGGTAATCTTTATTTGAGAGACAACTCAGAATTGCTAATATCAGAGGGTCTTGTGGCAAACCGCAATGCTTTTGAGTCTGCTCTTTTCTTGTGACAAAGCATATATGTGGCGTTAACTTCTGAAGTTGGTCTTTCATGGAGAAAGTTATGAGTTGTAGGAAATGCTTTGCAGCCTGGTGTGCTCCCTTGCATGCGAATTGGGTACACTGAACATTTCAGATTAAACATCTATTACATTGTTGTTTATGTGTCCAGAGATCTGAGTTCATCAGGCTGATGAGCTGCTTCCAGTCCTTCATTCTTAAGTGAAATGGGAATGACCAGTAATCACTACCTGTGCTCTTATCCAGAAGAAATAAACAATACTTAGCTGGATTTTTTAGCCAGAAGGCAAAGTATATTGACAGTGACAATCACACCCGCTCAAGTAATTTGTCCAAAACATGTAGCAAACTGCCTTGGAAATATTCCTTATGTGGAGCCAAATGAAAGCTGAGATGACCGGATGACAGTGGTCAGAGGAGAGGAAGTTGTAttcacagcagctgcagctttaCGTGTAAGATGATGGGAAGGAACAATACAGAAGAATATGTAAAGATATGTGTAAGGGTCCCACGTACAGAATGACTTGCTCCATACGTCAGCATAGCTAGAGCATTAGCAAATTATGTTTAGGCACCTGCCTTTATGCAACAGTGTGCATATCACGGCTTAGGGCTAATATATCTCATGAAAAGCCTTCAACCCGATGCAGCACAAGCAGAATGCTGCCAAAATTCATTGAAGAATCAACAGTTTCTGTACCCCCCAAAAGGTACAATAAGAGTCACAATTTTCATAACAGAGTGTATTCAACTCTGATGTGACACTAATGCACATGGAAATGTATCTCCAACTGACTAGGCTAGAAATTGTTTCAAAGgagtcctggaaaaaaaaacctaaaccctttaattaaaaaaggagTGTCTGTCCTGGAAAGCATTATACATACCTTCCTGGATATCCAGATATCCAGACCTTTAGAAACAAAATTACTGGGTTTTAAACTGTTAATTTATAATTTTCAGGTACTAATACAGTATCAATAATAAAGTAGATCAtgcttttaaacacattttacaaTATACTTCAGCATCCACCAGTAACACTTTTTTCAAATTATCAGCATATACGCTTAAATATTAATTCAGATTTGGTATATTGTAATCTGTTTAACTACCCGAATTAGCTGTAGGAAAACAATTGCATTCTACTTCTAAAATTCAGTAACTGAGACTAAACACTCAGTGATGTGAGGTAATGCTTCAGGGCtagaaataaaacatctgtagCACTTGGAAACATGAgttactttttttaatatttgctatttctagacaatttttattttcatactgtCATTTGTTCTTGGCCTTCTCACTTATGGAACAACTATGTCAAATATAGAAATGACATCGAAgactatttttgaaaaaataattgatgTGTAGATGCATGGTGGTAATGCAGCTTTCCTTGCAGTGGTCTGTATTTTCAAAGTGTATGCAGCGTAATTGCACTGCCTTGTAATTGTTTAGAGACCAGCCTCAGCCCCAGCATGACTTGATACAGCTTTCTAAAACCAGATTAGTAAGATTTGAGTTTCTGTCGAAGTAAAGGGCTTCATTTTCCCTTGTGCCTGCCAGAATgctgctctccttcctccttctcctgcaCAGGAGATGGTAGGTTTGCATATCAGATACATAATACGTCTGTAATAAACTTGTCTCCAGATCATAGTAGTTCATGGGGTTATGCAGGCTGTTGATTTTGAGACCTAAGTCTCCCTTGCACAGACAACCTGCTGAGCCAAGGCTGTGTTTCTGCTGACCCAGCTCACAGTTCCCCAGGAAGGCTTGCTGGGCTCTCTAACAGGGGTCACGTTTGCCCTCCTCTGAAGGTAAAACAAAACTCCATGGACTCCAGTGATCTTGGCCCTCCCTATGCCATGTCTGAACGGGGCCCAGTGGTGCCAGCCGCACTCCCACGGCTGCTGGCTAATGACCGGTAGGTGGCATGTCACAAAATGCAACATGACATCCTCACAGCCAGCTTTTCTCAAGAGATATTGGTCACTGGCAGTGTCGAGAGTCAGGGCAAGTGACTAACATAGGATGAAAGGATGTcgggaaaaaaaagtcctctgcAGACCTTCCCGAACTATACTACACTGAAAcgatatttatttttctcatttattcctttaagtaatttttcttcttactgaTTTAAATGCTCATTCAGGGGAAGTTCTTTCAAACACACACccaatagggtttttttccaagaatttAACCCCTTAAGTGGTTAGCCTCAATTAAGTATAATCATGAAGGAAAACAGCCCTTGATCTGTTGGTTGGTTATAACTCTAGGACTGAGCTGCCAGTGCTAATGTTGCCTCTTTATTTGTTTGTGCCAGTCACCTGACACTGGGGACAGACAGGTTCTTCTGGAGATCCTTGGCAGAATGATGACAGCGCTAAGTTGTACttaaaattaaagctttattttcttaacagaatTTTATGATTTGTATACCACAGAATTTAAGATTAGAACGGCACAGGATATCTACAAGTGGAATCAGTGTAGTACAATTTATAAGTAGTGTAATACAGAATTTTATAACACAACTCATGGTTTCTAAccacctggaccctctgcagatcgGGTTGGATCTTGGTTTGCTGTATCAATATAACAATCATAATCTAGACTCGAAAACCATATATAGTCACTCCCTCAGTCCTCGGAGGAAGCAGGCGGCGGTGGAGGCGTCCCCGCCCGCCGGAGTTCCCGCTGTGCTGACATCACCGGGGTCGGGAGCAGGGGGGTACCAGCCACACCCCACCCCGTGACACCAGCTCGGTACCAGTCACGCTACCTCAGAGCAACTCCGGTTGCCGCATCTGAGGGTGGATTCGCACGTTGTCTGCGTGCGTGCTTGCGAACAAATGGCGAAGGAGGCTCGAGGGGCGCCACAGCCCCGCGGGGGCCGCTCCGCacccggcctggcccggcccggccccgccagccGCTGCAGGGACGCCGCTGCCACTCCGCAGGCCGGACGCctccgccgggccggggggaggggAGCGCGAAGCCCCACCCCCGCGCCCGGTGGCGCCGCGCAGTCTGGCGGCTCGGCGCATGCGCGGGGTCGGGCTGCGCAGGGCGCTGCGCCGTCCATTCTGAGCGCTCCGCACCTGCGCCGGTGGGCCCGGGCCCGCGCCGCTGCCCGCCATGGCCGACCCGCGCCTCAGGCAGATCAAGATCAAGGCCGGCGTCGTGAGGCGGTGAGTGCGCGCGGGATGGGGGTGGGCGTCGGGCCCCTGTCCCGCCGCGCGCCGCCTTGGCCGCTGGGAGCCGGTAGGGGAGGCCGAGGGCGGTCCCGAGGGGGCGAGCGGAGAGCGGGTTGGGCCCTGCTCTGCTACGGGCTCTGCGTCCTGAGCGGAGAGGCGGCCTTGCCGCGGCCTCCGGGCgctcggccgggccgggcggaggAGCTGCCAGCAGCGGCTTCGTGCGTTGCCGGCCGTGCCTGCTGCGCGGCCGGGGAGGTGGCGGCGGTGTTGTTGCCCTGGGTGGGGCCGGCGGGTGGCCGTGGCACAAGTTCTGCCGTGGCTACTGGCTTCTGCCTCTCGCGCACCGTCGTCAGGAACAGGCCTTTCCTTGCCGAGACGACAATTAAACGGGGATTTTTGTCCTGTGTTAGCCATATTGAGAGGCAAGAGAAGTCACGCTGCCCCGTCAGCAAGCAGTGCAGGCTCGCCGGATACTTTGCCGAGGCATGAAGTCTTACCTGTTTTACCGAAACAACTGTTGAATGGGTTATTTCCGTTATTGCTGCAAAAACGAGGGTAAATTCATCACCCGAGTCTCGATTTTGCCTAGTTTGAACGCAGTctaaatttttaagaaaaattgcaGCTTATCTATCAGAATTCCTCTTACTATGACTGCAAACACATGGCTTTGATGTTAAGTATGTGGTCACGGGGGGTTTTATGAAGGCTACACCCTACAAAGACTGGGTTGGCTCAGGCAGAGACAGGAATTAGTATGTGTGCCAGATCAGAATGTTAAATAGTCCGATTTCATACGGTCAGCTTTGTATTATGACTTACCTAATTTCGGTTAGTAAAAGGCTAACAGTAAGATGGTCACACTTTCTATTACCTGATTAGGTTTGAAAGGTTGGACTTAAAGACTAGAAAAGTAAAATGGGTACAGATTTATTACTCTGTTTATGCTAGGTAAAGGCACTTTTGAGTTCCTAGATGCTCCCCAGATGGGGAGCAGTTCTCAAGCACTGCTGCAAGCAAGAAATTGATTATGTAATTGTAAGGTCATGTTTTCTGTCACTATGCAGGATGTGCAAATCATGAACTTGTGCATTATTTTTAAGCTAGAAAGCTTTAGTGTGGTCTCATTGAGTGGCTTGGTGACTGCCTTTTGCTTTGGGTCCCATTCATGACCCGTATTATGGTTACTGGCTTTGCTGGGCAGTAACATTGCCCTCTGTGCGTTTTTAAGCAGATAGTGTTTTGTGCCAGTTCTTATAGACAAAGTATTCTGAGGTATGGGAAGACTAGAATTACTGAGGTTAATGTTTTTACAGACTGTGTATTATTTTCGTTAGCTAAACATATAACTTGTCTAGAGACTTTTGGAAAGCTGTTGTATCTAATAAGACACAGCTTTACTTTTGTAGAATATGTAATTTATAGAGGTTTCACTACTGGCTTATTGCTGCTGTTTGATAGTTTTACTGAGAGAACTCTGTGATAGTACTGAATAGCATTTCAGGTGACCATTGCTTAACGATAAATCATCACAAAAGTTACCTGAACAAGATTTTTCCTCACATTCATAGATTGAGGAACAATGAGGGGAAGGTCTTTACTAGGCAACAAGCAACTGTGTGGAgaccccagcagagctggtgtaGGCCTGCATGTTCACATAGTGAATGCTGTACTATGTGGCTGTGTCCTCTCAGACATCGAATTGACCTAATGATGCCCGCATGGTTATGCAGATAACTGCATGTGGAGCTAGCTCAGTGTCTATGTGCCACTGTCCCTAGTGTTTCTAGCTTGGAGATCAGCTTGCatgttctttttctccatttgtcCGCTTCTGCATTTTAACTGAATCTGAGAGAGCTGAGAGCCAGAGATTTAAGTTTAGTAGTTTGTTGTCCTGTGTGAGCAATTGCTTTACTGCATAGTGTGGCTCTTCTGTTTCTTCAATGGATTTAGGGAAATCCATGGatgctggttttgattttgttacAAGCTTGTTGCTTCCAAGTTAGAGTTGGTTACTTAAATTCCCACTGAATATTAGTTCAGTTACAGTAATACTAACAAAGTTCAAATTATAGACAGTCAAAATTAGCATATGCGGTTTctaatgttttgggtttggttttaataCTACCCTTTCCCTGATGTTTTATATTCACCTTTTTGCTGGCCCTCTGGGTCCTAAGGCCAGTGCTTCAGTGGGGGGGAGGGGACAAATTCAAGCAAGTCCTCAGCATCTCACATCCTTTGTTGAGAGGAGTGTGATGGTGGTTGTTTTGTACTTCTCAGagtctgcatttaaaaatgcatattaaaattcACATCAtagtttttcttcattgttttgtgCTCCACATTTTATCTGAATTTACTGCATAAGGTGTGTTTCACATGTGTTGAACAGTTTTTCTTTGTTATCCTAAAACTGGTTTTAGACATCTTTCAGGGTTTCATTCCTTTGACCAATATTTGACTATTGGTGAGTTGTTTATAGTACCAGAGCATTTCAGCATGTTCCTGTGCCTGTGTTTTCAAGGGCTCTGCTATCATC encodes:
- the TBCA gene encoding LOW QUALITY PROTEIN: tubulin-specific chaperone A (The sequence of the model RefSeq protein was modified relative to this genomic sequence to represent the inferred CDS: inserted 2 bases in 2 codons) produces the protein MAKEARGAPQPRGGRSAPGLARPGPASRCRDAAATPQAGRLRRAGGRGARSPTPAPGGAAQSGGSAHARGRAAQXRCAVHSERSAPAPVGPGPRRCPXMADPRLRQIKIKAGVVRRLAKEKVMYEKEAKQQEEKIEKMKAEACDDYGIKKQIEILQESRMMIPDCQRRLEVAHADLTQLLENEKELEEAEEYKEARSILESVKLEA